The Amblyomma americanum isolate KBUSLIRL-KWMA chromosome 6, ASM5285725v1, whole genome shotgun sequence genome has a window encoding:
- the LOC144136336 gene encoding uncharacterized protein LOC144136336, producing MFSLESNNMWLVNSQHAAEGGLEGLPTTPHLAVIGSSMGHIKKIIVAVDSTRSLEKAMGLLLGAFFVFNVAYPPDCPLTMELLQSYLGQINPTKGRGKGRACGIAPKLLSLLKAL from the exons atgttttctctggagtctaataacatgtggcttgtgaattcccagcatgcagctgaaggggggctggaaggactgccaacaactccgcaccttgctgtgattg gatcaagcatggggcacataaagaagatcatcgttgcagtggattctacaagaagtcttgagaaggccatgggcctcctccttggtgccttctttgtgttcaacgttgcttaccctcccgactgccccctcaccatggagcttttgcagag TTACCTTGGGCAGATCAACCCAacgaaagggcgcggcaaaggcagggcctgcggaatcgcaccaaagttgctgagcctgctgaaggcactttaa